The DNA sequence CAGGATAATTACACCGGCCTGATTTTTAACGATGCTACGGCAGCGGGGATGAACCTACGAGCAGATAACGAACTGGGTTATCACTGGCCCGGAGGTAGTACGCACTGGGCGTGGAGCAGTGGCCTGCGGGTGCCGGAGAATGAGTGGTCGTTTGTGGTGATGGTGATCACGCCGGAGCAAGTGACGATGTATCTGAACGAACAAGAGGTGACGCGAACCTTTGGTACGCCGGTGGAAGCTGCCTTTTGGGGGAATTTCAGGATTGGCACTTACCAGGGCTGGACTTCGCGCAATTTCCGTGGCCAAATTGATGAAGCCGTGATTTGGAACCGGGCCCTGGATCGGGACGAAATCCGCAGCTGGCGGCACCTTACCAAGCAGCAGCAAGTGAACCCTGAGCATGAGCTGTACGACGAAACATTGTTGGTGTATTACCAATTCAACGAATTCAGTGGACCAGTATACGATCGGGCCAACGATAATCACGGAATATTGTGGGGAGTAGCTGCGCGGACCGCTTCTACAGCGCCGATTGGCGACGGCAGCAGTAGCAAACAAATGGTTGCTGGCGCAGGAAGTTACGCTTTTGTTGAAGAAGGACTAACGCTTGATTTTCCTGAGGAGGGCATTTACCCCAATGAAGAAGTAGTAGTGACAAGACTAAACAACCAGCCGACGATCTTGCCGGAAAATGCCTTACCCACGGAGCAGTACTGGATCGTAAACAACTACGGCCCACACCTCTTTACGGCACTGACACGGGTGCAGTTTGATAATATCCCGGAAGTGGATGAGAATACGGCCGTATCGCCAGAGCAGTTTATAGTGTATCAGCGGCGCGCCAATGCAGGGCTGGATGCCTGGGATGATTATGCCGATCAGGCAGATGCTGCTGATGGCAAAGGCGGCACGTTGGTCTTCGGCCCACACGATAATAATATCATGTATCTGGGCCAGTTGGCTCTGGGTGGTGACGAGTCGCTAATCGTCGTAGATACGGAGGAAGCACCTTTAGCGGACGCTTGGGCGCGCGTATTTCCCAACCCGATTGGCGCCAATGGGCAGCTCAGAATTGAGAGCCAGCTGGCTGGGCAGAGTGTTTTCCAGTTGTTCAATGCAGAAGGTCGCTTACTGCAAACGACTCGTTTTGAGAGCAGCGTGTACTTGCGTTTAACGAGCTTGCCTGCTGGAACCTACGCTTACCGCATCGTCAACGGAGAGCAGGTGACCAGCGGGCAGTTGGTGAAGGGGTAGTGACTTAGGACGTTAAAATTTCTAGTTTACCTTTTTTCGGTTTTCCAAGCATGGCGGGTTGTGCTGCGCTGCGCTTGCGGTAGTGCGATTCCGATTTTATCGGAATCGCGGTAGTGCTCGCTGAAGCTCGCGCGTAGCGCGACTACCGCCAACGCAGTTGGCACTCCCGCGATCCCGAGGCTTCGGGAGAGCACAACCGTGAGCGTTAGCGAACACTTTAAGCCAAGCGTGGAAGTAAACCATAAAGCATTTTCACTCCTCCATCTCCCCCTCATCAGCAAAGCTGTAGTAGCCTTTTTCACTGATGATCAAGTGATCCAGTAAGGGGAGATCCAGTTGCTTGCCGGCCAGGAAGAGCTTGTGGGTGAGCTGGCGATCGGCCTGGCTAGGTTGGAGGTTGGTACTGGGGTGGTTGTGGGCCAGGATGATGGACGAGGCTTTGAGCTCCAGCGCGCGCCCGAAGACGAGCTTGGCATCTACCACGGTACCGGCGCGCCCACCGGAGCTGATTTTGATACGATGGACGATGTAGTTGGCCCGATTGAGGCAGAGCATCCAGCATTCTTCGTGTTCGAGATCGGCGATCAAGGGGGCCAGGCAGTGGTAGGCATCGGCACTTTTTCGTACCTGCGGGCGATCACTCAGCGGGGTGAGCTGGCGGCGGCGGCCGAGCTCTAGCGCAGCGATGATCGTAACGGCCTTGGCTTCTCCGATACCGGGAAACTTCAGCAGGTCGGCACAGGTCTGTTTGCTGAGGGTATGGAGGTTGTTGTCAACGGCTTGGAGAATACGCTGGGCCAGACCCAGGGCGCTTTCCTGGCGGCTACCTGAACCTAAGAGGATGGCGACCAATTCGGCATCGCTGAGTTGTTGGCGACCTTTGAGGAGGAGCTTTTCTCGGGGGCGGTCTTCTTCTGCCCATGCTGTGATGGCTAAGGAAGAAGAGGAATAGTGCTTAAAAGTTGGAATAACGGACATGGTATAGCATTAGCTTTTTAAAGCGAAGAATAAATAAGATGCTTACCCGGAACTATAAAGAATGGAAGAAGACTTGGTCGTGATCCGTTTCCGTGTGTTGATGTGCGCGTCAATCCGAACCTTCAGCGGCTCGGCTTCCCCAAAGATAAGGAAAAATTAACGACAGGATACCTATCTTCGCTCCTATGAATGATTTTCGTTTTCAACGCGGGGAGCGCTTAAAGAGCCGCAAGGAACTGGAAGGGCTTTTTAAGCCGGGGAGCAATGCACTGATGCAGTATCCGCTGCGTCTGGTATGGCGGCCTATGGAGGAGAAACGTAGCGATTTTCCGGTACAATTCACGGTGAGTGTTTCCAAGCGGCGGTTTAAACACGCCGTTGACCGCAACCGCGTAAAACGCTTGGTACGGGAAGCCTATCGTTTGCGTAAGCACGAGTTGTACGAGACCCTGCCTGAGGGAAGCCCCCAGCTGGCCTGGATGATCATTTTTATTGGTAAAGAAATGCCGGATTACCCCAAAGTAGAAAAGGCCATGCGCAAGTTGGTAGCTAAATTTATTAAACAATACCAACTGCCTCCAACCAACGACTTGGGCGGGTGAGAGGTCTTTTGGGGGATACTGAGAGACAGCTAATCATTATCATTAATAGCCAAATCCAATATTATGCGCTACCTATACCTGTTTGTTTTTGTTCTGACGGTGAGCTCTCTCGCTGCCCAGCGCGTATTACTCATTGAGAAGCTCAATAGCCCTAAGACGACCAAATTGTATGTAGGGGATTATATTCAGTACCAATTGGTAGACGAAAAAGATTGGTACGGGGAGCGGATTTATGACCTGCGCGACGATACGCAGGCACTGGTTTTTCCCGATCGCTATGTCGCTATTGAAGATATTGCGATGTTGCGGCAAGGCAAGCCGTGGGCTCGGAATATTGGCCTGATGCTGGTGACTTTTGGCGTGTCGTGGTCGGGGTTTGCGCTGTTGGGTACGGCTACGGATGGCGATCCTGAAACGGGTTACGAGCGCAGCGATGCAATAGTGACGGGGGTGGCGGTAGGTACTGGGGTACTATTGCCCGCTTTGTTTGGCACCAAGCGAATGCGCTTCGGCGAGGGGGAGCGATTGCGTTTGAGAATTCTTGATATTAGTTTCTAGGCTTGTTCGCTGAAATTGCGTTACTGTTCTATCTTTGCGCTGATCAAAACTTAACAGGATGACGCTGCGCGATTTTTTTGATGCCACTTCGGCCCAACCCGTTTACATCGTGTTTTATTTTGCCATGATTGTATTGGTAGCCCTCCTTACGGGTTGGTTGGCCAAAGGGGAGGGGGAAGACAGCCCCTGGAAATACCTCTACAGTGCGCTTTTGTACCTGGCATGTGTACCTGGTATTTTTGCCATCAGCCTCCAGATTTACCTTTTCCTTTTTGAGCGGCGCAGTATTTTCGATATGAACATCTTGTTGGAAGTGTTGCCGGTGGTGAGTATGATTGCAACGATACTTATTGTTCGCAAGAATGTCAATATGGATCGCATTCCTGGGTTTGACAAACTTTCAGGCTTGGTGATGATGATCAGCGCGGCGCTGGCC is a window from the Lewinella sp. LCG006 genome containing:
- the radC gene encoding DNA repair protein RadC, which translates into the protein MSVIPTFKHYSSSSLAITAWAEEDRPREKLLLKGRQQLSDAELVAILLGSGSRQESALGLAQRILQAVDNNLHTLSKQTCADLLKFPGIGEAKAVTIIAALELGRRRQLTPLSDRPQVRKSADAYHCLAPLIADLEHEECWMLCLNRANYIVHRIKISSGGRAGTVVDAKLVFGRALELKASSIILAHNHPSTNLQPSQADRQLTHKLFLAGKQLDLPLLDHLIISEKGYYSFADEGEMEE
- the rnpA gene encoding ribonuclease P protein component, producing the protein MNDFRFQRGERLKSRKELEGLFKPGSNALMQYPLRLVWRPMEEKRSDFPVQFTVSVSKRRFKHAVDRNRVKRLVREAYRLRKHELYETLPEGSPQLAWMIIFIGKEMPDYPKVEKAMRKLVAKFIKQYQLPPTNDLGG